A genome region from Corallococcus soli includes the following:
- a CDS encoding tetratricopeptide repeat protein, translated as MLEAMDAAAHDDPAASSASYAHYLQSRLLHLAGNHRGAVDELRLALATDDGNPRLLTQLGEEYARLGDLERAERELRRAVEKSPRYYPAHVFLGRVLMESGRLARARQHLRRAVGLRPRDPEAYLVLSQLHLDAKAPDEAVKVVEALAHALPGEASGYRRLGLALAERGDTARAEKLLAKAAERDPGDVEVWSTLARLYEEAGRAKEAEDALARALEADPDSREVLLSAGRAALKGGSLTRARAYFDRLLSLSSSPELAVRVAFSYLSAHQSAAAEAVLVAARKDAPDEPRLAYYAGLVAERMRRFSAAATAFADVPPNAEVFPDARVRRARCLSLAGDHARALVLYRAAVKEAPEDLELRVAYARALERGGAPAKAEGVLREALGGEGAAMAYEALASLLERQGRPGEALTLLRDAVARSPRNQDLLFSLGAALERQGDVAGALSRMRAVLAVAPEHSAAMNFIGYLLAQQGRDLDEAERLVRRALALRPDSAAYVDSLGWVYFQRGEARKAVELLERAVELAPDEPAILEHLGDAYLKAARASDAAASWKRALDVLTLEPEAAEPAGQRTALERKLKALPSTAPGR; from the coding sequence ATGCTCGAGGCCATGGACGCGGCCGCGCACGACGACCCGGCCGCGTCGTCCGCCAGCTACGCGCACTACCTCCAGTCCCGCCTGCTGCACCTGGCGGGCAACCACCGGGGCGCGGTGGACGAGCTGCGCCTGGCGCTCGCCACCGACGACGGCAACCCGCGGCTGCTCACCCAGCTGGGCGAGGAGTACGCGCGCCTGGGCGACCTGGAGCGTGCCGAGCGCGAGCTGCGCCGGGCGGTGGAGAAGTCCCCCAGGTACTACCCCGCCCACGTGTTCCTCGGCCGGGTGCTGATGGAGTCCGGCCGGCTCGCGCGGGCCCGCCAGCACCTGCGCCGCGCGGTGGGCCTGCGCCCGCGCGACCCGGAGGCGTACCTGGTGCTGTCGCAGCTCCACCTGGACGCGAAGGCGCCGGACGAAGCGGTGAAGGTGGTGGAGGCGCTCGCGCACGCGCTGCCCGGTGAGGCCTCCGGCTACCGGCGCCTGGGGCTGGCGCTGGCCGAGCGCGGCGACACGGCCCGGGCCGAGAAGCTGCTCGCGAAGGCCGCCGAGCGCGATCCGGGGGACGTGGAGGTGTGGTCCACGCTGGCCCGCCTGTACGAGGAGGCGGGGCGGGCGAAGGAGGCGGAGGACGCGCTGGCGCGCGCGCTGGAGGCGGATCCCGACAGCCGTGAGGTGTTGCTGTCCGCGGGGCGGGCCGCGCTCAAGGGCGGTTCGCTGACGCGGGCCCGGGCGTACTTCGACCGGCTGCTGTCGCTGTCGTCCTCGCCGGAGCTGGCGGTGCGGGTGGCCTTCAGCTACCTGTCCGCGCACCAGTCCGCCGCCGCGGAGGCCGTGCTGGTCGCCGCCCGGAAGGACGCGCCGGACGAACCCCGGCTGGCGTACTACGCGGGCCTCGTCGCCGAACGGATGCGCCGCTTCTCCGCCGCCGCCACGGCCTTCGCCGACGTGCCCCCCAACGCGGAGGTGTTCCCCGACGCCCGCGTGCGCCGGGCCCGCTGCCTGTCCCTGGCGGGCGACCATGCCCGGGCGCTGGTGCTCTACCGCGCCGCCGTGAAGGAGGCGCCCGAGGACCTGGAGCTGCGCGTCGCCTACGCCCGGGCGCTGGAGCGCGGCGGCGCGCCGGCGAAGGCGGAAGGCGTGCTGCGCGAGGCCCTGGGAGGGGAGGGCGCCGCGATGGCCTACGAGGCCCTGGCCTCCCTGCTGGAGCGACAGGGGCGCCCCGGCGAGGCGCTCACGCTGCTGCGCGACGCCGTCGCCCGTTCGCCCAGGAACCAGGACCTGCTCTTCTCCCTGGGCGCCGCGCTGGAGCGCCAGGGGGACGTGGCCGGGGCGCTGTCGCGCATGCGCGCGGTGCTCGCGGTGGCGCCGGAGCACTCCGCGGCGATGAACTTCATCGGCTACCTGCTGGCGCAGCAAGGCCGGGACCTGGACGAAGCGGAGCGGCTGGTGCGGCGCGCGCTGGCGCTGCGGCCGGACAGCGCGGCCTACGTGGACTCGCTGGGGTGGGTCTATTTCCAGCGCGGCGAGGCGCGCAAGGCGGTGGAGCTGCTGGAGCGCGCGGTGGAGCTGGCCCCCGACGAGCCCGCCATCCTGGAGCACCTGGGGGATGCCTACCTCAAGGCCGCCCGCGCCTCGGACGCCGCCGCGTCCTGGAAGCGCGCGCTGGACGTGCTGACCCTGGAGCCGGAGGCCGCGGAGCCCGCCGGCCAGCGCACGGCGTTGGAGCGCAAGCTGAAGGCGCTACCCTCGACAGCGCCGGGCCGCTAA